CATACATGTATTGAAAGATGCTGCCGCTACCGCCCAATACGGCTCCCGTGCTGCCAACGGCGTGATCGTGATCACTACTAAGAAAGGAAAGGTATGGGACGATGGGAAAGTACGTGTCAATTATCGCGGGCAGTTCGGGATATCGGCGCTGAACAGCCCCAAGTGGGATATGATGAATACTGATCAACGCCTTCAGTTCGAAGAAATCCTCAAAGATCCGAACATGCCGGGATGGGCGTATTCAAAGAACAATCCCAACAAACTGGTAAACGGTGTGCTGGTGCCTAAGACCACTGATGACTATGCGTTTGGCGGCCGATACCTCGACAGCCTCCGGAAAATTAACACCGACTGGCGCAAGCACCTGTTACGTCAGGGACGCACACAATCGCACGCGTTGAATGTTTCCGGCGGTAACGAAAACACCACCTTCTATTTGTCCGGCAGCTACTTCAACCAGGAAGGTATTGCGTTGAATTCCGGTTTGGAGCGTTATAGCCTGCGTGCGAATATCCAGAATCGCAGTGGCAGGTTCAAATCTACCCTCAATATGGGTATTTCAACTGCTACTATCAAGTACATCCAGGATGAAGGCGTGGCGCCCGATGGCGGCGCTACTGTAGGCGGTGGCGGTATCTCTGAAAAAAATCCCATCGCAGCATTGTACTATGCACTTCCCTATGAATCGCCCTTTGCAGGCCCGGGTGTTGGCCGCTATGGCTCCAATGCACTCGATGCTTACGCCAATACATTGAAGAAAGATAACCAGATCAAAGGGATAATGTCGTTCAATGAAACCGTGCAACTGACTAATGAATTCCAGCTGACTGGTACCGTGGGCATGGATTTCCAGCAAACAAACAGTACCAACTTTATCAATCCGGATTCCTGGTACGGCAAGCGCGTGAGCAATGGCAACCAGGGCTCCTACCAACGGGCGCTGGGCAATCGTCTTGGCCTGGTGGCTACCGGTGGTCTGCGTTACAACAAGCAATGGGGCAAAGATCATGAGATAGAAGCCAACCTGCTGGCTGAAGTCAACAAAATCAAAGGCAACAGTTTCGGCTTCACCGGCTATGGCCTGGTAGGCGAATTACCTAATACTCCCGGTGGCATTACACCCGGTACGCCTGATAACAATTTCATCCCGGACATCAGCGGGAACACAGTGCCTAACCGCACGCTTGTTTCGCAGATTGCGTTGTTCCGTTATTCTTACGGTGACAGATATACGATTTCCGCCAGCCTGCGCCGCGATGGTTCTTCACAGGTGCCTGCTGCCAACCGCTACAAATACTTCTATGCCATCGGCGGTAACTGGAATATCCTCGCGGAAAACTTCATGCAGGGCAGCCATGCATTCAGCACCTTGCGTATGCGTGCCAGCTACGGCCTAACTGGCAATGCAGGCGGCTTTACCAGCGACTATGGTTTCAGAACACTCTATGGCCCGGCCAGTTATAACGGTAACAAAGCGCTGGTGCCGGTTACACCTGGCAACCCCGGGTACGACTGGGAAATGAACCGCATTGCAGATGTTGGTATCGAATTTGGCTTCTTCCGTAACAGACTGCGTGGTGAAATTGATCTGTACAATCGTGTTACAGAAGGACTGTTCGTAAACCGCAATCTCTCCAGCACTACCGGCTTCCCCACTATGGCGGCCAATGCAGGGAAAGTGCGCAACCGCGGCGTGGAACTGATGCTGGAAGGAGATGTAATTAAAAACAGGGACTTCACCCTTACCTTAGGAGCCAACCTCGCCTACAATAAAAACAAGATTCTGAGCCTGGGTGGTGAACAGCAAATCTTTGCCGACGAAGCCACTATGAACATGGTAGGCCTGCCTCTCGGAAGCTTCCGTGCGGTACGCTGGAAAGGTGTAGATCCTCAGACCGGCGCACCCATCTACCTCGATAAAGACGGCCATGAAACCAATACCTACAGCGTAGATAACGCTGTACCATTAAAGGCGGCCTACGACCCGCCACTGATCGGCGGTGTTACTACCACTATCAGGTATAAACGCTTTGATCTGTCGATGCTGGTAAGCTTCATCCATGGCATGTCGCGCCTGAACTATCCTAACCTTTACGCACACTCCGGCAGCCCCAACTACCGCCAGTACAGCCAGTCGGTTGATATGCTGAAGATATGGCAGAAACCCGGCGATATCAGCCAGTATCCCGGAGCGCAGTATGCTACCTACTTTACTTCCCGTGATGTCATGAGTGCCGATTACGTGAAGTTGCGGAACATCACCCTGGGTTACAACATCCCCGTTAGCGCACGCATGGCAGGATATGTACGGAATCTGAAAGTATTTGCATCCGGTCAGAACCTCTTCTCTATCATGAAATGGCGCGGCTTTGATCCGGAAGATGCCAACGACATTGCCCAATACGAATATCCTATGCCACGCATCATCACCGGTGGTATCAATGTAACATTCTAACATAATAAACTGCTTTATATGATACATACTTTCATCAAAAGGATCTTACTGTTCCTGGTTATCATCGGCGTTGCCTCCTGCAATAAGATGCTGGATGTAAAACCTACCGACCAGGTAGACGGTGACGCAATATTCCAATCCCTCAATACTGTGAACAAAGCAGTACTCGGCGTGTATGCCGACTGGCGCCCGGAAGCCTCGCTTCGTATGGGATCGGTGATGGCAGATGAATGCAGGATTGGACTGAAGAACGCCGGTGTGGGCAGTTCGGCCCAAAATCTTTTCCGCTGGCAGTTTTCCGGTGGTGATACAGAAATCAGCGATGTGTGGAACAACGCCTACCAGGTCATCAACCGGGCCAACCGTATCCTGAAAGGGATCGACAAGGTACCTGCCAGTACTGACGCGGATAAGGCGGCAAAACAACAATTGCAGGGGGAACTGCTTGCCATCAGGGCATTCGCGCACTTTGAACTGTATCGTAACTTTGGTTATTCCGGCATTTACAAAGCCGATGCCCTCGCTGTTCCCTATGTGACAGATATAGATATCAACAGCAAGCCCTCGCGCCCTGCTACTGACGCATTTTTCAGTGCATTAACGAAAGACCTCACTGCTGCTATTGGATTACTCTCCGGAAGCGACGACGTAACCCGCATGGGCCTGCAGGCTGCCTATGCACTGCAGGCAAGAGTGGCGCTGTATACCGGCAACTGGGTACTGGCTGCCGAAAGCGCCAGCAAGGCAATAGGGAAACAGCAACTGGCAACACCGGACGTGTTTCCGTCTATCTGGACCGATCAGAGTAATGCAGAGGTGATCTTCAAACTGAAACGCACCAATCAAAGCAGCACCCGCCCCGGCGATATCTGGTTCAATGCTTCTTCCAGCGTGGTGCTGTTTGCCCCTTCCGGTAAGCTGATGCAGGCGTATGATACAGCAAACGATGTACGCTATAACAGCTATATCGGCAAGAACCCTGCGCTGGCAGCAGACGGACAGCTGACAGATATCATCACCAAATACCAGGGCAACTCCGGTGCTGTGAACCTTAACGACATCAAAGTATTCCGTGTGGGAGAAATGTACCTGATCCGCGCCGAAGCCTATCAGCACCTCGGTCGCTATAACGACGCTGCCGCTGATCTGAACACGCTTTGTGCAGCACGTATCAGTCGTTATGAAGCCGGCACCTGGACGAACGGCGACCAACTGCTCAAAGCAATACTGGCAGAGCGTTTCAGGGAACTACCTTTCGAAGGGCATCGTTACTACGATCTGAAACGGCTCGGGCTAACCATCGAACGCAATACAGGCGACCTGCAGCATGGAGATACCCAAACCACACTGGCGCCTGCTGATCAATATTATTACCTGCCGATTCCTCAGAGCGAAATACTGAGCAATCCGAATATAAAACCGAATAATAAAGGTTGGTAAATATCACGACACAATAAGGCTCTTAATGTTACCCGGGGACGATTTCCATCGTCCCCGTTTCCTGTTAAGCAAAAAGCCGCACAAGCTGGTTAGCTGTGCGACTTTAGCCCAGGGTTAACATAAGTCTCCATGACTGTATTACGGGCGCCTCAACAAGCGCCATTCTGCAAGCTGGAATAAACCATCACCCCAGTTTGCCGTAATATTTAAACGATAGGATTTAAAGGCTTGTTTATTGTCGAATGTATATTTCTTTGTCTGGAACCGGGAAGGGAACGATTCATTGTTCCGGCTGTCGAGCACTACCCAGTCTACCCCGTTATTGGATCCCTGGATCTCCCAATTTTTGGGATCCCTTCCGGGGGCATCGTTGGCTGAGGTCATGGTATAGGCCCCTGTGAATTGCGGCGTGGCAAAATCCAGCTGTGCCCATACATTCGTGAAATTAAACAGCAGGAACTTTGTATTGATATTATTATCGATCAGCTTTGACGAATTTTCATTTCCGTTGCTGGTGTTCTCAAACTGCACGGTATAGCGGATATTGGTATTGGTGATATCCGTTTCTATCAGTTTGGCCGGATCCAGTACTATCACCACGGTTCGTTTAGTTGAATCGAGCAGGTGATCTGATGGCTCATTGAGGGAAATGGCCAGTACCGGTTTGGCGGTAGCATTCTTTTGCAGGCTCGCAGCTTTTACTTTCAGTGGAAACGTAGCTACGTTAGCGTTAGGATCAAAATTCACCGTAGCCGGCAGCGTATAGTCGTCACCGGTAAAGGCTACTCCGCCGGGGATAGCACCTTTATTGAGCAATTGCTGTACGGTGTCGGGCGCTCCCATCAATCCGGCTGTAAAGGCGCTGCCAGCCACGCCTCCGAGCGACACGCTGATAGGGATCGTAACATCGGAAGTACCCAGGATAGCATTATCTCCCGAAGGCTGGTAAGATATATTACCTGCGTCGGTAAAATAAACATAGTGGATCTCTCCGGGCGCAATCACTTTATCGGTGTGAATCACCACCACGGCGCTGCTGTTGGTATTATCCAATGTATTGTTCTTACCGGGGTTTCCCAGGCTCACCGCAAGCGCCAGATCCTTCCCATAATTCTTTTCAATGGCCTGCATGGCTACGTCGAGGTTAAAGGAAAGCGTATCCAATCCGAAACGGATTTCCGCCGTCCGCGGAAGCTGGTAGTAGCGCTGCTCCAGCAGTACGGCATTGGGTAATTTCCCGGCTGCTATCAGTTTGCTGACGGTATCATTATTCACGCCGATACTTACCGTGAAAATTTTTGGTGTGCTGGCTGAAAGTGCCATCTTTACCGGAATGGTGATCTTTTCATTTGATTTGATATAGTTGCCTGCGCCTGGTACTACGATTTGCCCGTTAGTGCTGCTGATAGCTACTTTCACCGGCGCCAGCTGTTCATCCTGGTAACGGTCGTTTTTTTTGCAGGCCATCACCAGCAGCAGTAAGCCCAGTAGCTGAATGTATATATTTCTGTACATGTTAGAATGTTTATAGGTAGACAAAATCCGCACTGTTATCCGCCGATATTCGCATAAGTAGTGATCCACACCCTGCCGTCGAGGTTCCATTTGGTATCGGCGGGGATCTGCAACCAGCTGAGTATCTGCCGTACTACATCCACTGGCTGTGGTACCATCTGAGAGAGATTACTGTTTGCATTGGGGCACATGAGGTCACTGAAATCTTCCCAGCTATAACTGTTGTTGATTTTGAAATCATGTTTCAGACTGCCCAGGTCTTTGAATACGCCGCCAAATCCATCTTTACAGGGCCAATAACCTGCGAGGTAATCATAATAAGGATGTGAGGTGGGTAATTGATCGGTACAGAGATACGTTTTGATGACATCGTCCGGTACTGCGGCCTTAAAGAACTTCACCTCCGTTATATAAGCATCCAGCCAGCGATCGTTGGAAACATTGCCTGGCAGGAATCCCAGCGTAAGCGGCGCGCCGGTATTGAAGTTCCCGTAACCGGTAATTTCGGTTTCAAGGTTGAATTGTCCGTCTGTTAGCATACGCAGCCAACGTTTTCCATCGTGGCGGTAAAAAACAGCCGCCAGGTCATGCCACTTACCGTCGCCGATATTACCACCCACCATCACGTTGTGTGTACTGTTCTGACCATAGTGAACACCCCAGTTGTTCTGCTCCAGTGAAAGGTTCCAACCGGTGTTATGCCACCAGTCCGTTGATGTATTGTTCCCGATGATAGAAGGCCAGGTATAGGAATAATCGCCTGAGGCGTTTTTATTCTTTTTTATTTTCAACTCAATCGTTGCATCCGTTGTATCGCCCAGATCATAATCTTCCTTTCCGCTGTCGATAGTTGCATATACTGCGCCCGAAGCGTTGTTACCATGCAAACGTACTGCCCTGCCGGTATAACGGTTACCTGTAAACGGCCTGTCGATGAAATTTGGATTGTATTTGGGAGAATAAAAAATGGTGAAGGTATTCACCCTGGTGTTGCTGAGAATAGTACCATCATCTTTCGAAGGATCCAGCTGAGCCGGGCCCCCTCTGTTGGAGGTTACTACTACCAGCCAGCCTTCTTTGCTGTAGTTGGGCCGTTGCCGTAGTGCAGTAAGGAGGTTGCCGATATAAGTATCTACCTGCAGAATGGCAGCCTTATATTCCGGTGTATTGACGTCGTATCCGTGTGCGCTACCCGCTGCAGCAACCTGATCGAACTGGCCAAATACGATGCCTGCGGAATCTGTTTTCAATTCAGTCAGCAATGCCTGCTGTACTGCGTCGTCGCTGCCTGCGAATGTTTTATTGACATCAGCTCCGGTGATCAGTTGTTTCCCCAACGCATCGCTGGCGCTGAATGCGGCGATCCTGTACGCCGGGTTACGCTCTTTGATATATTTGAAGAACGCCGGGTATTGCGCCAGATGATTGCCTGCAAAGTCGCTGCTGATAACGCCATGCTTCTCTTTATGAACACCCGTGAGCAAATCTGCCCAGCCGGAGGCATCCTGGCTGATGGTATCGCTGATACTGTTCCAGCAATAGATGGCACTATCGGCCATTGCTGTTAACTGAGGCGCCTGCGCATCGCGCACCGCTTCTCCCCTTGCTCCATCTACGACAATGAACAATACTTTTGGCTGTTTCGCAACAACACCCGTTACATCGTCGTATTTCTTTTTCACCGGATTGTCCAATCCCTTATTACAGGCCGCCAACAGTGCTGCTGCTGTGATGACAGCCATCAGGCATTTCCTGCTAAGTTCCTTGATATGATGCATATGCAAAATGATTTTATTTAAATAACAGTCTGAAAATGTACCCTGCATCCTTCTCATTGAACCGGGTAAAGAATCCCATTACCAGGGCCTGGGTTTGACCGGTGGCACTCGTTGTTTCCACTACCTTCGCCACATATCCGTTGAAATCGCCGGTATTGTTATATCCCGCGGCCAATGTACCATTTGGATTGAGCACCATAAGGCCGCCGCGATGTACGCCCATATAGCTCCGGAAATACCCGCTGGCAATGATCAGCCCATTATTCAGCTGATGCGCCATATCATAATAGTTGCCATTGGCAATGGGCGCTGCGGTGAACTGCTGATCGATAGTACCATCGGCCTTCAACATCACCAGCCCATTTGCTGTAGCGCCGTTAAATTTTGTGAAGGTACCGGCCACCATGAAACGCTGGGTTACCGCATTGAACCGGATAGCGCGTATATCATTATCAGCCCCTGTGCCGCCGAAACCTGCATCCAGACTGCCGTCTGTGTTAATCCTGGCGATATAGGGAGCAGGCTGACCGTTGTACTTCGTGAAGCGGCCTGCTATCACCAGCTTACCGTCGGGCTGCATGTAGGCATCGCTGACAGGGCCATTGGGGCCGTCGAAGCTCCTGTGCCTGGCCAGGTCGTAGTTGAAAGTGGAATCCAGGGTTCCATCCGGATAAAAGCGTATCAGCTGACGTATCATTACACTGTCTGTTACCAGTGAGTCGCGCTGATGCAGGAAATCGCCCTTACTATAATCATAACTGAGGTAGTAATTGAAACTCCCGATGGCCGTAATCCTGTTATTGTTTACAAATACTCTGTAGATACCGCCATCCGTTCCTCCATTGAAAGCCGGTACGGTATCTTTTTTCGTATAGGTGTTCACGACAGTAGTATCCAGTGAACCGTTGGTATTGAGTGTGGTGATGTTGCGTATCTGGCCGGTGTGTGTATCATAGGAAGAGAAGCCGCCTACTATCACCAGTTTGCCACTGGGGAGTGCTGCCGCGGTAGTCAGGGAACCATCGGCTCCTTTGCCCGATAAGAGGGTACGGTCTACTTCTCCATCTTTCGATGTTAATACAATCCTGTTCAAAGGCTTTACGACACCCTTACGTTCAAAGTCCCAGAATCCGCCCAGCAGCAGCATGCGGCCGTCGGAATACTGGTAGGCATCCATTACCGCGTTGTTGGCGCCTATCGCCACTTTATAGTTGGGATCGAGGTCCAGGTTACCTTTCACTTTAAATACGGGGCCAAAATAGATCTGATCACCGATCGTTACGGAAGTTACGCCGGTGCTGCCGGTAGCAGGTATCTTTACCTTGATGCCGGCAGTATCTACTGCAACCAGTTCGGCCTTTTCTCCGTTGAAAGTAAATGTCAGCGAGTCTTTATAACGTGCCAGCCCGGTTGCTTTGAATGTCACCACCGTTCCGGGCGCACCCTCTGCGGGTGTGGGCGGATCGGTACTCAATTGTACGCCCAATGGTGATTTCCCGCCTGCATAGGGATTATCGAACGTTTGATTGTCCTTTTTACAGCCGGCCAGCCACAAACCAGCCAGCAGTGCCAAAAGCAGGATATACGTCTTGTATGTTGTCAATCTGGATATTATTACATTCATGTTATCTTTCTTTTTTACTATCCTCAAAAAATATCATCCTCCGGTTTTCATCACCATTTTCATATCTGCCAGGAAGGCGCTGTAATCAAATCCGAAGTAATAGTGATCGTTGGATAGTACGTGCACTACTCCGTTCGTAGTAAGTATATTGCTTGAAGCCACATTGGCGCGGATCCAGCCATCCCTGGGCTTTCCGGGATCGGGGATATAACAGATCGTGAGCTGGCGGTAACCTACATACTTCACGCCGTTGTCGTCGTTGTAAATTACACCGATGTTCATGGGCTTTCCGTTCCACGACAGATACCCCTGCCCCGGGTAGATCGACAAGAGGTCATAATCTATCTGTGGATAGTCTTTCAGCTGATTTAACTGATGGAACATATACAGCTCCAGGTAGCGCTGCCAGATGGTTGCCGGGATATCAGCGAGCTTTTTCACGGTATCCAGCGAATTGAAGTTGAGATCAGCATTGAGCGATTGTATGAGATGTTTTATGCTGTTATTCGTCGGACAAAAGAAAGTAAGCGAATCCTGTTTGAATACCTTTTCCATGCCGGCCAGTCGTACTACCTGCGCTACGCTGTCGAAGAAATACGGCACTGCATCCAGGTAGTCCATGGTGCTGCCTTTGAAATGCGGATCGTGAACACCGGAATCACGGTAGTAGTCTTTCTTGCAAGCGCTCATCCATAGCAGGATTCCTGACAGGGCGAGCAGGATATATAACCGGTTTGTTTTATGCTGCTGCATGGGAAATATTTTATCTTGACCAGTAATTATTCAATTGCATATTGGGATTATTATTCAGCACACCCGGATTGAGTGGCCAGGTCCAGCCACCGTTATCGAATTGTGCCTGCGTAAGCGGATAATAGCACCATTGCGGATTTGTAACGCGACCGGTACGTACCAGGTCGAAATAATAATGCCCTTCCATCATCAACTCTTTAGCACTTTCCATGTAGATGGCCTGCCGGAGCGGTTCTCCGTCGGCGCCCTGATACAGGGTTGCCTTGGCCCTGGTACGAATCATATTCAGCATGGTTTTGGCTTCAGCACCACGATTTAATCCCACCAGCGCTTCTGCTCTCAGCAGGATGGCGCCGGCATAACGGAGCAGGATCAGGTCATTATCCACGTTGGTATCATTATCTCCCTGCTCAAAGATGCTGCTGTATTTCAGGAAACAGAAAGTACCGTCGTTGGCATACATCTGGGAATCAAACCAGGTGCTGGCCCTGGCGTCCTGGCCGTCGGCGTACAGGCGGCGAAGAAAATCAGCGCGGATATAAGTAAAGCTGTATTGGTGATTCCAGGCGGGTCTTTTATAAGGGTAGTGTACAACAAACTCCGACAGGTCGTTCCATTTATCGCCCAGGGTTTCGCCATAGTTGGAGTTTATCACGATATCGAAAAGACTTTCCTTCGAACGGCCTTTGAAGATCGTGAACGACTGATCGATCGGCAACAATTCATAGGCGCCGCTTTTCACCAGGTCGTCGCCGGCTTGTGCGGTTTGCGTGTAGTAACGGGTAGCATTGGCTTTATCGAAACCGGCATTCCACATGCTCATTTCCATGATCAGCGCAAGGGCTGCTCCCTTGCTGGCCCTGGCCCCACGGTATGCAGGATCAGCAAAGGTCCAGGCCAGGTTGTCTTTTACTTTCGTCAGTTCGTCAATACAATTATTCATTACCGTTACCATCTTTTCTCTGGCCAGGGGCGCATCGTGGTAGGCATCTGTATAATAGGGCACATCTCCCCACATGCGCACCATGATAAAGTAAGTCAGGCAACGCATGAAAACAGCTTCCGCCTGATAACGTTTAATATCATCTGATGTAATGTCTGATATCTTCCGGTGATCCAGTTCATATATCAGTATATTGCTCGCCTGTACGATACGGAAATAGGGTTTCCAGTCGGACAGATTCCTAAGCTTGAAAATATTCCAGAAGTCTTTACCACCGGGGGTATTGATCACATTCATCAGGTCGTTCTTTGCAATGTTAACCACAAAGCTGCGGTCGTTACCATCATTCTTTTGCGGCGACATTTCCATCATGCCGGCCCGCATTTCTCCGGCGCATGCAAACAGCGGACAAGATCCGGCAGCGTCCCTGAATAATCCATAGATATCCCACAGATTACTCTCCACATCCTGGCGGGTCTGGAAGAAAGTGTTGCCCGACAAGCGATCCAGCGGTTTTACATCCAGGAATTTTTTACACCCGAGCGGCGTAGTCAACAAGAAAATAAGTGCGATATATTTAATCCTGCGAAACATAGTCAACAACTTTTAATTGAGAAGATCACGTTTAAAACTCTACGTTCAAACCAAAGTTCCAGGTACGTGGCACCGGGTATCCGCCCGACTGGTCGCGACCCAGGGCCGATACGTTCTCGGGATTAGGCCCGCTGTACTTAGAAAAGGTGAACAGGTTATTGGACGAAGCATATACCCTGACAGAATTAATCCCATAACGATTCGTCAGCTTCCGGTTGAGCAGGTAGGCCAATGTCAGCGTGTTGATCTTGAAATAAGAACCATCTTCCTGTATCAGCGTTTGTTCGTAACGGTAAGGGTTAATCTGACCTGCTCTCATATAGTCGAAAGGGTTAGGATAGTAAGCGTTGTAGTTATTGGCGCTCCAATAATTCACGTCTTTGAAATCCACCATCGTTTTAGGATCATAAGGATTGCCGAGATACTGCATCCGCTGCGCCAGGGCGTTGTTGAGAATAGATCTGATCAGCGTGAAAGAGCAGCTCACGTTCACGGAAAAGTTCTTCCAGTTTACGTACGACTGCAAGCCACCGGTGATAAGCGGTTGCGAGTTACCTGCCGCCGTATAGTCGTCACCGGTAACTACGTAGTTACCATCCACATCCTGCCAGATAGGATCGCCGCCTTTGAAGTAAGTACCGCCGGAAGTTCTGTAACGCAATCCGGTAGCGGGATCCACGGGCACGTCCGCATCAGTGGCGTATACCCCTTTGGTTTTAAAGAGATAGTTAGTAAGACTATTACGCCCCACTTTATAAAGGATAAACTGGTTGCTGGCATTATCGTACTGGATCAATGCTTTGGCGCCATTGGGCAAATGGGTAAGGATGTCTTTGTTCAGTGCGCCATTGATAGAAATAGTCCATTGCACCGCACTGGTACGAGGTAAAGGCCGGAAAGTGAATGTAGCTTCATAACCGTAATCGATCAACGAAGTTTCGTTGGTTACGATATTGTTGAAGCCGGTCATATCTGCTACATCTTTTGTGCGCAACAGGTTCAGCACTGATTTGTAATACGCGTCGAATATTATTTCCACACGGTTATCGAATAAGCCAGCTTCCAGCCCTACGTTATATTGCGTGGTTGTGGTAGGCTTCAGATTGGGATTGGGTAACTGGTTAAAGTCGCTTCCCAGGCGGGGATTCGCGTTGTAAAGTCCGCGGGGATAAAAGGTACCGTAGATAGCGAAGATGTCTCCGGAGGGTACAATGTTCTGACCCCAGCTTCCACGCACAGAGCCATAGCTCAGCCATTTACTGTCTTTAAATATCTCTTCCTTATTGAAATTCCAGCGTAAACCTATGGCAGGATTTCTTGAATAGGGATCTTCAAAACCCGTGCTGGAAGTACCATCCAGGCGGTAGCTCAGATCGAGTACATACTTTTGCCGGTAGTTATAGGAAAACGTTCCGGCGAAAGAAGCCACGTGTTGCTTGGAGTAGTTATCCAGCAATCCACCACCGAGCGAAGCCCATCCATCATAGCCCAGCGGGCCTTTATACTGATTGTTGGGTGTTTTCTCTTCCTGTATTACCTGTGCCTGGAAACCACGATTGTAAATTTCATTGAAGGCAGATATGAAGAAATTATGTTGCTCATTCAGCGAATAGAAATACGAGAGCGTATTGCGGTTATAGAGTGTGAATTTACGATCGTTATAGGCATACACCTGTGAAAAATCGTTGTGTGCAGCAGCAGGTGTAAAGCGGTCTTCCGTATTGGAAGCATAGTCATAACTCACGCTGGTAGCTGCATTCAGGCCGCGCAGCAACTGATAGTTTACATCTATGCTGGCTCTGACGTTTGCTGTCTTATTATCGTTTTTAGTAGTGAGTGACGACAATACCCCTGCTGAGCTTTGATAAAACGAAGGGCCAGGGAGCAGTGAAGAAGCGCTGGCATTGTTTGCCACACCATTTTGCACCAGGCCATTTCCATCTCCCTTATTCCTTTTTCCCACCTGTGTAGATAAAGTGGTAAACACCCTTAATTTAGGATTAGGCTGATAGAGCATGTTGGTGTTGATAGAATAGCGATCGAAGCCGGTATTGCGTATCACGCCATTCTCATGATAGTAGCCCAGATCCACTTTATAGTTAAACTTGGGATCTCCGCCACTGATATTTACGTTGTGCGTTTGGTTATAAGTAGTACGATAAAAGATGCCCTGCCAGTTGG
The genomic region above belongs to Chitinophaga sp. 180180018-3 and contains:
- a CDS encoding DUF5008 domain-containing protein, which produces MNVIISRLTTYKTYILLLALLAGLWLAGCKKDNQTFDNPYAGGKSPLGVQLSTDPPTPAEGAPGTVVTFKATGLARYKDSLTFTFNGEKAELVAVDTAGIKVKIPATGSTGVTSVTIGDQIYFGPVFKVKGNLDLDPNYKVAIGANNAVMDAYQYSDGRMLLLGGFWDFERKGVVKPLNRIVLTSKDGEVDRTLLSGKGADGSLTTAAALPSGKLVIVGGFSSYDTHTGQIRNITTLNTNGSLDTTVVNTYTKKDTVPAFNGGTDGGIYRVFVNNNRITAIGSFNYYLSYDYSKGDFLHQRDSLVTDSVMIRQLIRFYPDGTLDSTFNYDLARHRSFDGPNGPVSDAYMQPDGKLVIAGRFTKYNGQPAPYIARINTDGSLDAGFGGTGADNDIRAIRFNAVTQRFMVAGTFTKFNGATANGLVMLKADGTIDQQFTAAPIANGNYYDMAHQLNNGLIIASGYFRSYMGVHRGGLMVLNPNGTLAAGYNNTGDFNGYVAKVVETTSATGQTQALVMGFFTRFNEKDAGYIFRLLFK
- a CDS encoding RagB/SusD family nutrient uptake outer membrane protein, which encodes MFRRIKYIALIFLLTTPLGCKKFLDVKPLDRLSGNTFFQTRQDVESNLWDIYGLFRDAAGSCPLFACAGEMRAGMMEMSPQKNDGNDRSFVVNIAKNDLMNVINTPGGKDFWNIFKLRNLSDWKPYFRIVQASNILIYELDHRKISDITSDDIKRYQAEAVFMRCLTYFIMVRMWGDVPYYTDAYHDAPLAREKMVTVMNNCIDELTKVKDNLAWTFADPAYRGARASKGAALALIMEMSMWNAGFDKANATRYYTQTAQAGDDLVKSGAYELLPIDQSFTIFKGRSKESLFDIVINSNYGETLGDKWNDLSEFVVHYPYKRPAWNHQYSFTYIRADFLRRLYADGQDARASTWFDSQMYANDGTFCFLKYSSIFEQGDNDTNVDNDLILLRYAGAILLRAEALVGLNRGAEAKTMLNMIRTRAKATLYQGADGEPLRQAIYMESAKELMMEGHYYFDLVRTGRVTNPQWCYYPLTQAQFDNGGWTWPLNPGVLNNNPNMQLNNYWSR
- a CDS encoding SusC/RagA family TonB-linked outer membrane protein; this translates as MNFLCTYKKMKPCVAITLLLCFLMVAPGYAQDKVPLKGVVRDAQTNEPLVGVSILGGTPLKPIGITNSSGVFNVAVAPDATVIFRYLGFADYKLKVKDKRDVVIRLGVYENKLNESVVVGYQKKTREIATGAAQIVSGKELQDIPVSNVEQLLQGRVAGLNIQNNTGAPGGRGTIQIRGLSNITVKGSGNDAFLSPTSPLYVIDGVPIEADANFEYGYQTAGPGVSPLSLIPPEDIESMEILKDAQATALYGSRGAYGVILITTRRGSSPIPLVRYTGNFFLNTPPQLRNTIGGKDERRLRIAEIFASGNRDDINRISATPFLADSLNPYYNNSTNWQGIFYRTTYNQTHNVNISGGDPKFNYKVDLGYYHENGVIRNTGFDRYSINTNMLYQPNPKLRVFTTLSTQVGKRNKGDGNGLVQNGVANNASASSLLPGPSFYQSSAGVLSSLTTKNDNKTANVRASIDVNYQLLRGLNAATSVSYDYASNTEDRFTPAAAHNDFSQVYAYNDRKFTLYNRNTLSYFYSLNEQHNFFISAFNEIYNRGFQAQVIQEEKTPNNQYKGPLGYDGWASLGGGLLDNYSKQHVASFAGTFSYNYRQKYVLDLSYRLDGTSSTGFEDPYSRNPAIGLRWNFNKEEIFKDSKWLSYGSVRGSWGQNIVPSGDIFAIYGTFYPRGLYNANPRLGSDFNQLPNPNLKPTTTTQYNVGLEAGLFDNRVEIIFDAYYKSVLNLLRTKDVADMTGFNNIVTNETSLIDYGYEATFTFRPLPRTSAVQWTISINGALNKDILTHLPNGAKALIQYDNASNQFILYKVGRNSLTNYLFKTKGVYATDADVPVDPATGLRYRTSGGTYFKGGDPIWQDVDGNYVVTGDDYTAAGNSQPLITGGLQSYVNWKNFSVNVSCSFTLIRSILNNALAQRMQYLGNPYDPKTMVDFKDVNYWSANNYNAYYPNPFDYMRAGQINPYRYEQTLIQEDGSYFKINTLTLAYLLNRKLTNRYGINSVRVYASSNNLFTFSKYSGPNPENVSALGRDQSGGYPVPRTWNFGLNVEF